The DNA sequence GACCACGGGCAGAGATATTAAGTGGCAATAAGGCAACATTATTATGTCGCCATGCTTGATTACCTTCATACCTGAGTTCTGCCGTTAAGTTATCAATATCATATTGAATACTTTGTGCTTTATCACCTGCTTGTGCATTGCAATACCTGGTCATTGTAAGTCCTTTTACTGAATTAAATTATTAACTTTTCTAAACTTCTTAATTTCTTAATTTCTTAATTAATAGGCTAAGCAACTGGTGTTATACCATTGCCTTAACTTTATAAACTTTGCTTAACGGTTTAGCATTTTCTGCTAGGGAGTTGCTATGCTCTACCACCCAAACGCACTCATTTTCCTTCATAGGGCTGGTCAAATAGGCTTTAGCGCACGCAAAGGCGGTAGGTAAATTAGCTACGCCTAAATAACCTAAAGTACGGGTTTGATCTAATAACATTTGCCCTTGGTTACCTTTTACCGCTTGCTGATAAAAATCATTAGTTTGGGCATACCAATATTTTGTCCAACTTTGAGAAAGCGTGCCGACATGAATAATTGTACTGTTATAGGTAAAACCAAGACTTGATAACTGTGCTGACAAGGAAAGTCGCGTCGCACCATCATCAGACTTTACCGTTGATATATTCATTGCTGCTTCAAGCTTAGTTAATGGAAACGCCTCTGGCAGTAGTAGCGAACAGCTCGCGCCTTCTGCTGGCATAATGCCTTGAGGACCATCTAAATGCTGTATTTTAACTAACTGATTCAATTGCTTGATATGGTTATAGCTGGTTAACACATCAACGCATAGCATCAAGGTAGGTCGTATTAAGGCTTGCTCATTAAAGTAAGGCGATAACGTATATTCTTGATTATCATTGTCTGGCTTGCTGTATTGAAATGATATTTTCTCACTAAAATTTGGCATAAGTGATGAAACACTCGCTTTTACCATGCTTTGCCATTGCTCTTTGGCTAACACTTGCTCTTCAAAAGCGGAAGTTACTACCAATAAATCTTCAATAGCATTGATTGGCATGGTTTCAGCGATTTTTGCCATATTGCCCAGGGCATTTTTAAGGCACTCTTCGACTAAAATTGCTTTTTTGGTGTCAAAATTCAACGACTCTATGACAGGTATTGAAACAGTAAAATACTGGGCAACGCTGTTTTTGTCGATGCGTATTTCAAGGTTTGATAATTGTCCAAAAAACATATCAGTAGATATAGCACCATAGAGTGATTTTTCACTGGTGCCAGCTGCGTTGATGGTTGCAAGATTAATAAATTTCATCGATATACCTTTATGCCTCAACCGCACTGTTTGTAGAAGGTTCGGCTATGTTATTAGCTGTTTTTTCTTGCTGCTGTACCACCATAATAGCTGAGGCACTAATTTCCTCACTCGCAATACTTTTTCGCCATAACAGGTGGAAAGTATTGGCATCGCTATCAAGCACTAATGTGTCACAAGTGAGCTCTATCGGTTGTTGATGCTCACCTTGAATACATGCCGCTATTGGCTTGTCATAAGGTAATTTCAGGGTGATTGTATCGTGATAGTCTCGATTAGGCACTAGCCCTTTTAACGACAACGATAGCTCTTGATTGTAGGTTAATGCCAGTTGCTGATCGGTTGGCGCATAATTATAACTATTGGCTAATAAAGGCGCTTGAAAAGGGTAATTACCTGCCAAGGTTTCTATTGGCTCAACCTCTGGCATTAAAGACAACCTAGGTTGCCAAAACTGTGGTATAGGTCCATAGCTTGCAACAACACCAATATTTTTAGGATGAGTTAAACAACTATTAGGGTATTCAACTTTTGGCAATGGGCTGGCTTTAATCTGTTTTACTCTAAAACCTATCCCTACTGGATTTTGTTCAAAAATGCGTTCAGGTTTTTCTTCATCAATGCCACCATAAGTGTTTTCATAAGATAACGCTACTGCATGCAATACCTCAGGGTCTGTCGCTTTACTGCCGAGTATGGAGGATTTCCAGTGGCGATCTCCCGTCACTCGTAATACTTTATTAAACACTGTCTGTTGTTGTTGATGTAAACTGAGGCTAACTTCAATAACTTTAGCTTGCTTATGTTTAGGTGGGTAAGCAGTTAAATTACCATAGAGTTCAAAGCCCTGTTTAAACGGTACCGTTTCACATGCTAACGCCAATGAACTTGCCGATGGTTCGGCTGACATTTGATCGGTTAATTCCAGGTTTGCCGATGTCTCTAGGGCAAAAACCTGACCTTGTTGATCAAATTCAAAAGATTGCTTAACAATTAATGTTTTACACGCTTGCTTTGACGCTAACCAATTATCAACCACAATAGCCTGCCAAGACGTTAAATTATGCAACACGCTCAGCTCCTAACTTTATCGATGTTTCATCTTGGGTAAATTGACTAAATGCTCGATAACTCAACTGCTGTTGGTACAATGCCTTAGTTGTTTGCTCTGCCCCCCTCTTGTTAACGCCAGCTCGTAGCATAACTCGTTGCAAAAGCAGGCCTTGATATGAACTAAGCTTTGCGTTGAAATTGCTGTCGTTAAAGCTGATACCTGCTAATATCTTGTCTTCTGGTTGCTTGAATAAAGCTTGTCTTATTAATTCTGCTTGCTTTACACAAGGTAGCGAATGCTTTCCTGCAACTTGGTGCTTATTGCTACTGTCTGTCAATTGTGCTGCTAACGGCAAAGGCTGCTTAGTAATCACTTGCCAAGCTAAGTATGCTGCTGGGGCGGTTTGTGCTATTGCCATTAATTCAATCACCACAGTTAGTGATGTTTTATGATGATAATGGCATAGTATTTCATAGCAATAATCGGGGTATTCTTGACAAAAAAGCGCGCAAGGCTCTAACCATTGCTCATCTCCAAAAAGACCAGCTAATGCTAACCATTGTGCTTTTTCTGATGCCTTTGCAGTTTTATAAAAGCGCTGAAATAGTGCCGCATTTGCTGTTGCTTGCTGTGTTTTAGTGGATAGACTCGCAATAAAGCTTGCCATAGCAATGGTAAAGTTTTCATGCTGATATCCTAAAGTAAAATCTGCTGTACTGATGTTTTCAGCGGAAAATAATATGTCACATAAAGCGACATCAGGTTCGGATTCTCCAACCAATACGGCTTTGCGTGCCGCCGCGAGTTGTTCTTCTTGCCAGTTAATATCAAATAGCCTTAATAGCGCTGCTAAATCAGGGGTTTTGTAAAGCATCTCTTCAATATATTGCCTTGGCTCTGCAAAGGTTAAGCTTAATGGCAACATAGAGCAAAGCATTAATAGTGCTTGTTTGTGACTAGCTTGTTCAGCACTCGTGTAATAAGCTATCAACGACTCAGACGTTAATGTTGGCTGTGATAAAAAAGTCATGGCATCAAGCAAATAACGCACTTGCGGCTTTAATGACAGACCTTCGTCGCTTTCATCGGTTAAGGCATATATATGTGTGCACAGCTGCTGTTCAATGGTCGCCATACGACCTTTATCAAACAGTAAGTTGTTATGTACTTTAGTACGTTGCTTTAGTAAATTTTGAATTTTCTGGTGATGAACACCAGCTCTCGCCACTCTATCAAACATTTTGCTATATCAACTGCAGAAGAAACATTGTCAAAAACTCATCGACTAATTAAGTCGAATAGGCCAGCCAGCTAAGGTAAAGTCTCGCTCGCTATTCGCATTAATCTCGCAAGCATCGAGAATAATGCTACCATTTTCATGCACTTCGACAGTGCCCTTTGCAGTAGACAAGGTGACGCTCTTCTCGCCTTTAACAACGATATGACCATCATTATCACGAATATTCGCCGCAGGCGGCGTATTGTCAGTTGCTAATAATGCAATCGCTATCCAACCTTGCTTGCTATTCATAACAACGACCGAGTCTTGACAGTTTGCCTTAGCAATATGTTGAGCTTGACCACTCAATGGCGTTTCGATATCACTATCTGATAACCTAATGCGGCTAATTCGACCTTGAGTATCAACCGCTGAAACTACGGCGATTTCAACTTGGTTATCATCAACCTTCGACGAGGGTGAGAAAGCAGAAATTATAGCTGTCATATTATTTCCATATCCTTATGTTTTTTTTACTAATGTACTAATTATTCGAGACCGCATTACCTTTGATAACAATATTAGTTGCACTCAAGGTAATTGTATTCGCATCAATATTGAGGTTACCGCCAGCATCGATTTCAATTGAACCTCCTCCCTGAGAGAGGTGGATACTACCATTACTGGTACTTTTAAGCACAATATTGCCTCCCGAAGCAATTGCCACATCGGCTTGTTCAGACTTTATTTCAATATTACCTTGCTCTGAATACAGCGACATGTCTTGGCTGGCTTGCATATTGATATTACTGTTTGCCGTTATATCAATATTATTTTCTGTTGCTTCAAAACTAACACCACCACCTGCTTTGGTTTTAATCTCTCGGCCAGACGTTAAGGAAATGTCACCTTCTCTGGTTTCAATGTGAACATTTTCATTGGCCGATAAGTTGACGTCTTTATTAGCGGTAACTAAATAATTACTTTCTGTCTGTGCAATCAGGTTATCTTTTGCTTGAATAGATAACTGGCCTTGATTAGCACTCAATGACGCTTGATGATTGCCATTAGTCGCATCCAGTGTCAGTACATTAGTATCACCTGGATTGGCTATTGATATTTTTTCTTCACCTAATTTATCGTCCATTAACAAGCTATGTCCGGCACGGGTCACGACTTTATTTTCATGACTATTTTCTGAGGTTACCGGATTAGGTGAGGCTTTATTGTATACCGCGCCAAGGATAATGGGTCTATCTAAATCACCATTCTCACCACAAACAATGACTTCTGTCCCTTTGGTTAAAGGAAAGTTCATACCATGACCACTACCACCATAGGGTTGCACCATACGTGTCGGCTGACTCTCTGGCCCTTCACCATCTTGGTTAAAAGGTAGTTTTACTATATATCGACCTTTTTCATCGACTTCTTGTTCAATTGTGGCATTAAAAGAAGTAAACACTCTTTTATTATCTGGTATAGGAGCGATATATGGCACTGTTGTCGGCACGAGGTGAGCTTGATTCTTATAGTGTAGATTTTTTACTTTATCACCATAGTTAACACCGCCAGACTGACTGCCAATATGATCAACCTTAGTAACAAAATAACTACCACTATAATCTTGATGATCAATGATATTCACTATCATACCGGGGCGTATTGCACGACAATCAGTATCAATAATAAAGATATCACGCTGACAATCTATTGACCTCTGCCTGATTTTCGCCATTGTGTTACCGTCAACATAGTGCTTATAATTTTCACCATAGCGATAATCAGAGCCAAAACCATTAACATCGGTTTTATTGCTATCATATGAATTCATATCGCCCATGGTTTGATAGTAATAGTCATTTAAGTGAACGCTTTGTGTTAAAAATGACGACTTTCTACTGACCGCAAAAATACACTCATTTGCCCTAACGGTACTCGTCGGTGCTTGATACATAATATCAATAGAACCCGAGTAGCCAGCAAAGCTACTGCTTGACTTAGCCACAGTGACAATAGGATTGCCATTTTTTTCAATAACACCGTACACCCAGCCGCATTTTCGCATAATACGATCAACAAATTCTAAATCGGTTTCATTGTATTGAACGATCATATCCTGCGATGAAGACGCCGCTTTCATGCTAAAGTTAGCCATAGGAAAGCCCGCTTTTTTAAAGACACTGGTCACGATAGCATCAATCGTTAAGCCACTAAAAACTCGATTGGAGCGTTTATGGTGTAATAAAGATAAGTGCGAACTCAAGGTGACGGTGTAATGAAAGCCCTGATAACTTTCACCACGCGCTACTAGATGGCTAACAATACCTGAGATGGTGCGATCAGCTAAGCCCCAAACAATAGTTAACGAAATGTCTTTACCAATAATAGCCTGTGACGACAATAAACTGCGACTTAACACCTCTATCGTGAATTGATAATTACTGCACAATTCATCACGAATTGATTGAATGTCGGTTACAGACAATAGCTCACTAGGTAAGCCTGAAATATTGAGATGATATTGGCTTTTATTCGCTTCAACACTTTTTAAAAATTCTGGGGCATTCATGTAATTCACTCCATTTAATTACTTAACCTGAACTCGGTTTAAGAGATAAGTTAACATTTTGAAATATATATAGTTAGTATAAAAATGTACCCTCTAGCTTGATAATTTTACTTAATTCAAGGCAAATTTCGCGTCAATAGCTAGCCTATTGCAAGTAAATTTAACGCAGAAGTCAGTAAAACTAGCTGCTAGAGAGCTATTTATTAAGCCGAGATCAGGTTACTTAACAAACAGGCATTCATACACAGGTTACGCCGCTTCTGTTTCAACATGATTATCAGCAAAAATTGCTTCAATTTCTTCTTGTTCATCAAGCACAAGCGTAAGAATATCCGGCATATCTTCTTCTGCCATAAACTCTAAAACCGATCGTGCTATGCCGGGCAGAATTTGTTGCTCTATCATGGCATTTACCATGCGGGCACCGGAGTCCGACATTTGGCAAGTTAATGCAATTTTGTTAATAACACCGCCATCAACACGAAGCGTCATTTGATGATTTGTTTGTAATCTTTTCGCGATGGACTCAAGCTTTAATGCCACTATCGACGATAAAGCCTCTTGGTCTAGCGGTAAAAATGGAATGACTTGCATGCGTGCTAATAATGCAGGCGCAAAAAAGGTTAGCAGCTCTGGTTTTATCAAGTCGGTCATTGATGATAAGTTTGCTCTTTGCCACGGCTTGGAGTCATCGTCAACGTTGGTTGAAGTTACTGCTTCCGTTTGTTCAGGCTTTTCATCAGTGTTGAACTCAGTCGTGTCTTTCTCTGGCGGTGTGCAAGCGTCAGTCAATAATTGCGAGCCTAAGTTTGACGTCATTAAAATAATGGTATTTCTAAAGTCAATTTCTCGCCCTTCACCATCACGCATAAAACCTCGCTCAAACACTTGATAAAATAAGTTTAAAACATCGGGGTGGGCTTTTTCGACTTCATCAAGTAACACCACAGAATAAGGTCTTTGTCTTACTGCCTCAGTTAATACGCCACCTTCGCCAAATCCTACATAGCCAGGAGGCGAGCCTTTTAATTGTGAGACAGTGTGAGCTTCTTGATATTCGCTCATATTAATGGTGGTCAAAAACTTATCACCACCGAACATTTCTTTTGCTAGTGCTCGCGCAGTTTCCGTTTTACCAATACCTGAAGGACCCGCTAATAAAAATACCCCTAATGGTCCTTCAGCGGTGCTCACACCCGCTTTACTCACTCGCAGTGATTGAGATAGTTTCGTTAACCCTTCTGATTGACCAATAACCACGTGATTTAGAGTCTCTTCTAGGGAAATCAAGGTATTAATTTCATCTTTCACCATAGAGCCCGCGGGTATACCAGTCCATTCTGCGATAATTTCAGCAACTGAGTCTGCATCAACTTCTGAAAACAAGCCATTACCTTCACCGTTTTGCGACTTTAGTTGTGATCTCATAGCTAATAATTGGGCACTGATATCTTGTCCAGATTCGTGCTGAGCTTTCAATTCATTGATTTGCGCAAGCGTTGCTTTTTGTTTATTGCGATCACTTAACATTACCGCTAACTTTTCTGTTGACTGCGCACTTTCTTCGCTTAACTGTTGAATAAGCAATTGATTTACATTTAATCCTTGTTCAAGCTCAGTGGATAAATTTTTAATGCGGCGCTCTAAATAAGCAAGATGTTCAAGCTCAGATTCAATAGCCGCAGGCTCTGTCGCAACAGACATACGTACTCTTGCTGCAGCGGTATCAAGTACATCAATCGCTTTATCAGGTAAGTATCGCCCGGTAATATAACGCGAAGATAGACTAACTGCGGCCTCGATTGCATCATCGGTTATTTGAATATTATGATGTGACTGATAGACATCTTTTAAACCAGACAACATTAGCTTAGCTGCATTTTCTGATGGTTCATCAACTTTTATCAATTGAAAGCGACGCTCTAATGCCGCATCTCGCTCAAAGTATTTCTTGTATTCTGACCATGTGGTTGCTGCGACAGTACGTAGCTCACCACGGGCAAGTGCAGGCTTAAGTAGGTTAGCTGCATCACTCATTCCTGCCTCGCCGCCGGCTCCTATTAAGGTATGTGCTTCATCAATAAACATTATAATAGGCGTGCTAGAAGATTTAACCTCATCAATAACTTGCTTCAAGCGTCGTTCAAATTCGCCTTTGACGCCGGCACCGGCTTGTAAAAGCCCCATGTCTAAGGTTAATAACCGCACCCCTTTTAACTCATCAGGTACTTGTTCTTCAACAATACGTTGCGCCATCCCCTCAACAACGGCTGTTTTACCGACACCCGGCTCTCCAACCATGATGGGATTATTTTTACGACGACGACACAATACATCTATCATCATACGTATTTCGTCATTGCGACCTAACACAGGATCAATTGCACCACGCCTTGCTTTAGCCGTAAGATCATCACAAAAATCGGCTAAGGCATCGCCAGTCTCTGTTGAGGTGGTACTTTTTTGCTCTGTTGTAGTCAGAGTATTTGCTTTATCAGAGAAGCGTTCACTTGAACCCTGACAAATTTTATGATGATTTTCACGTAAGAAACGTATATCAATTTTTTCGATAAGATCAGGTAACGCTAAAACAGGACTAAAAGGCGCAATTTCTAACAAAGCATCCACTAAGCTCACGCCTGAAATCCAATCACCACCGTAATTCATATTACTTGATAGCCAAGATTTTTCGAGCCACTCATACAGGCGTCTAGAGAATACCGGCTTACTTTTACTGCCTGCAGGCTGAGTATTCAAATGGTCAAGTAATACCTGCCAAATTTGGTCTTGATCAATATTAAAGAAATGAAATATGCGCTCTAAGTCACCATTACTTCCTTCTTCCATTAATTTAATTAATAAATGTTCAGGCAATACTTCAAAGTGTGTTCGACTAGCAGAAAAGCCTGCAGCTGCTTCTAACGCTTTAGCAGAATGACCATTAAGTTTATCAATAAGTTGTTTAATGCCTTTTACATCCATTTTAAGTTATTCCTTCTATGTTGCTCACGCACATTTTGCTAATGCTGCACGCTTTTTATATTGACTATCTTTAAATTCTTGTACGATTTGTTTTTCAAAGACGCTACCGATATAACTATCAAAACCCAACTTAATAGCATTAGTGCCTAAGGTTTGTATCGGTTTTTGCTGGTAATGCACGTTAAAACGACATGCCCAGGGTAAGTCAGCAGGCAATTGATTTTCTAATAGCTTAAGTAAGCGTTGACCTTTTTTTTCTCCCGGAAAAAAACACTGAGCGTCATTAGCAGCGAGATCACCAAAGCTGATAATGACCTTACCGCCCGACACCAACACTTGCTCGCCTAAAATCAATGACTCACCCAACACGCTGTTAGCACCTAAGCTTGAATGACTGCCTAGCGCTTGCCAATGAGCACAAGAGTCATCAACATGTATCTGCTCTAAGCCAAACTCTTCATTCAATAAATTTGCTATACCCGTTGCACTGGTGGTTTTTAACCCAGCAACCCCCGCATTCACGTCTCTACTTTGGTGGCTAGACAATACTGCATCAAGTAATTCATCGAATTGTTTTGCACCAACACCCGCCGTATTCAACTGTGACTTTTTCCAGGTTTGATAAAGCAAACAATAGTATTGATGATTAAATATATCGAGAAACGCTCGAGTACGCTCACCACTGATATCATCTGCAGCAGTTTGTTCTAAGACATAATGCGGCATAGCTGAGTCAGCGCCATACAAACCAGAATAATTGGTTTCTATATGAAATAGCCCTCTCTTTTGCGCAATTAAACGACTTCGCTTAAGATCTGCCGCGGGAAAGCCAAGTTCTTTATTCGGGGTTATTAACACCCGCTGACTTAACCCTGTTTCTAACTCACCTTGAATTGCCCATTCATGCTCTAATAAATTGATTGCCCTAAATAAACCGAACTGCCACGGCTTATCATGTAGTGTGGTGAGTTTGTCAGATAATTTACTCCAGTTAGGTTGCTTCATATTATCCTCTAAATATGCGCACTTTTGCCCGGCTCTATAGCCCAAACAAATTCACGATAACTGGGAGTGCATTCAATACGCGTTTGTATACTCTGATTAATTGGCGCATACATAACGAAAAATTGATGAAGCATGGTCGCAAAATGATAAACATCTGCCTGACAAGAGAATTTATTCTCATCTAAGGTTATTTTTAATTCAGAGCCTTGAATAAAAATACCTTTTTTAATTTGGTTAACCTTTTGACTTTCAACCGCCATAATCGCTTCAATACGGCGCTTATTCTCTCCGCGCTCAGACCAATCAAACAGCGCTAATAAACGTTTTAATTCAGTCACATTAGCTAACGAGGAGAACTTTAAATTGAGTAAACTAATCAATTGCCAATGCTTTGAAGACTCATGACAGGTTTTATAGTTAGAGGGCCTTGCTATGTTTTTAACCTGTAGCATCGGCGACATTGATTTGCCCCCTAAGGTAAGTTGCCCTTCTCTGATGGTTTGTTTTGGCCATCGCCCGTTATAACAAGTTAATGTTGCCGAAATGGTGTCATCCATATCGCCATGTTGCACGGGTAAATTAATGTAATGGCTAGGAACAGCAGCACCAATGTCTTTTAAGTTTAACGTATATAAACGTTTTTCATTGTTAAAAATGCTTTGATATCTGGGTAAGTAATCATGCTCCTGAGCTGTTAATTTATCCCTACCCTGCACTTTATCAACGCAATAAGTAAAAACACTATTACGTTGTTGTTGCTCTGGAATAATTGGATAATCTGTTCGATTAAGCTCTAAGCGGATAGGCTCAGCCTCTTGGCTAAATAAATTAATTCCTACAGCACAATTTAACTTAATATTATTGGCACTGAGTTTATGTCCGGGAGGTAGCTTAACGGCTGACTTAATCACTAAATTAAAACTGTCGAAACGTGTAGGAAATACGAGTTCCTTGTCAAAGCATATATTTAAAAAGTTAAACCTTTCTCGACCATTAAAATAATCATGTAGCAAAGCGTAACCAGAATGGCTTGTAGAAGCATTTGGTAATAAAGCACTTTGATGGTCTAAATGAGCTGGTTCTACGCTAACACCACTTAAGGCTTTATTATATTCAATATTATTCGAACCAAAATCAATGGCTATAGGACTAGTCGGTGTCATCAATAATTGATACAAACTACTCACTAATGGGGTATCACCATCGAGGTAAAAACATAACTTTTGTATATCATAGTTATCTTTTTCCCCTTGGCATATCCACTTTAATTTGATGACCAACTCAGAGCCTTCATAAGTATCAAGACAATTTACATCGATCACTTCAAGAGGAACCACTGAAATATCATGACAAGTTGTAAACTTACATTTAACTTGTTCAATCGCCTGATTTGATGTGATTTCTAGCCCTTTTTTTACGCGTATTGATTCTGCCATAGAAAATTTCGGCGTAAATTGAAAGACAGTAGTTGCAGGGTAATAATTTAATAACGCCGGACAAAGTTGTCGTAGTACCTGTTCTGACACTTCAGGTAAGGACTCGTCTAAGCGTTTATGTATATTAGCATTGAGATAGGCAACCCCTTCTAATAATCGCTCAACATGCGGATCCCGCTCTTTAATGGAATCAATATTTAACAAGCCGGCATGCTCAGGATAATTCTCAGCAAACTGTTTTCCTGCATGTGTTAATAAGCGCATTTGCGCATCAAAATATTGTTGCATGCAACCTCCTAGACTCAATGTTCCAAGTCATATTTTTAGTCAATGGCTGAGAGCCCATTAATTCGTACCTCTTCTTTGAACATTTGCTCTGCCACCAGAGGCAAACTTTGTGCTTAGAGATATGGCTGAGCCACTGACTAAAAACGCCTGTATTTCTAGTTTAATAACGCAATCATTTTGTTGAATATCACGTGCAAGCACATTAACCATGCGTACTCTCGGTTCATACTTTTCAATGAGTTTCTTTACTTCAAATGCTAAGGTTTGTTGAGAATAAGGTAAGCCTTCATAAATATCTTCAACGTCAGGTAAGCCATAATCTTTCATATGAGCTAAAACTCCGCGACGAGAATTAAGTAGTGAATGAATATGTTTACAGACACTGTCAATTTCATCACTGCGCTCCACCTCTATTGAGGTATAACGAACAGGATTCGCCAACTTATCGAACAAAGCCATAATTTACTTCACAGGTAAAATTGATAGAAAAGTGCCGCCTATCACTAGACGACACTAACGTTAAAAAAGATTAACGTCCTTCAGTCCAAGAATCAGTGAACTCGATGTTGCCATCTAAGTAAGTCCACGTGATTTTCTTATAACGTAAAGATACTGTTTCAAGGTGCGGGTAACGCTCTTTATCTAGATCTTTAACATTGTGCATTGTTGGTGCAATAGAAGTGATTTTTACATCTTCCAATTTTTGACAAAAATACTCTTTCTCAGTACCAGTATCATCAATGCGGTACCACTTAAGCTCAAGTTGCTTCAGTGTTTGACCATTAGCACATGCTTTATATAGGTATGGCGTAGCAGCATCAACGGCTTTTGTAATAACAAAAGGTTCATGTTTACGTGTACCTGTTAGCTCACCAGTGTCATTATCAATTGGAATACGTAATTCGTGATCGAAGTGTAAAACTTCAATTGAACCTTCGCGTTCCGCTACTGTAACTGAGCCTTTAATATCATTTGCTTGGTCATCTTTTAACCACATATACGCTGGAATTGCCATTTAATTTCTCCTTTAATTAACATGATTTTCCTAATTGATGGCATACACCTCTATGCATTTTAATGCTAATGTATAGAGGTGCCCCAAGAAGCGGTCCGCTTTATGCCAAGGGGTT is a window from the Litorilituus sediminis genome containing:
- a CDS encoding type VI secretion system Vgr family protein, encoding MNAPEFLKSVEANKSQYHLNISGLPSELLSVTDIQSIRDELCSNYQFTIEVLSRSLLSSQAIIGKDISLTIVWGLADRTISGIVSHLVARGESYQGFHYTVTLSSHLSLLHHKRSNRVFSGLTIDAIVTSVFKKAGFPMANFSMKAASSSQDMIVQYNETDLEFVDRIMRKCGWVYGVIEKNGNPIVTVAKSSSSFAGYSGSIDIMYQAPTSTVRANECIFAVSRKSSFLTQSVHLNDYYYQTMGDMNSYDSNKTDVNGFGSDYRYGENYKHYVDGNTMAKIRQRSIDCQRDIFIIDTDCRAIRPGMIVNIIDHQDYSGSYFVTKVDHIGSQSGGVNYGDKVKNLHYKNQAHLVPTTVPYIAPIPDNKRVFTSFNATIEQEVDEKGRYIVKLPFNQDGEGPESQPTRMVQPYGGSGHGMNFPLTKGTEVIVCGENGDLDRPIILGAVYNKASPNPVTSENSHENKVVTRAGHSLLMDDKLGEEKISIANPGDTNVLTLDATNGNHQASLSANQGQLSIQAKDNLIAQTESNYLVTANKDVNLSANENVHIETREGDISLTSGREIKTKAGGGVSFEATENNIDITANSNINMQASQDMSLYSEQGNIEIKSEQADVAIASGGNIVLKSTSNGSIHLSQGGGSIEIDAGGNLNIDANTITLSATNIVIKGNAVSNN
- a CDS encoding type VI secretion system baseplate subunit TssG; the protein is MKQPNWSKLSDKLTTLHDKPWQFGLFRAINLLEHEWAIQGELETGLSQRVLITPNKELGFPAADLKRSRLIAQKRGLFHIETNYSGLYGADSAMPHYVLEQTAADDISGERTRAFLDIFNHQYYCLLYQTWKKSQLNTAGVGAKQFDELLDAVLSSHQSRDVNAGVAGLKTTSATGIANLLNEEFGLEQIHVDDSCAHWQALGSHSSLGANSVLGESLILGEQVLVSGGKVIISFGDLAANDAQCFFPGEKKGQRLLKLLENQLPADLPWACRFNVHYQQKPIQTLGTNAIKLGFDSYIGSVFEKQIVQEFKDSQYKKRAALAKCA
- a CDS encoding DUF2169 domain-containing protein, yielding MLHNLTSWQAIVVDNWLASKQACKTLIVKQSFEFDQQGQVFALETSANLELTDQMSAEPSASSLALACETVPFKQGFELYGNLTAYPPKHKQAKVIEVSLSLHQQQQTVFNKVLRVTGDRHWKSSILGSKATDPEVLHAVALSYENTYGGIDEEKPERIFEQNPVGIGFRVKQIKASPLPKVEYPNSCLTHPKNIGVVASYGPIPQFWQPRLSLMPEVEPIETLAGNYPFQAPLLANSYNYAPTDQQLALTYNQELSLSLKGLVPNRDYHDTITLKLPYDKPIAACIQGEHQQPIELTCDTLVLDSDANTFHLLWRKSIASEEISASAIMVVQQQEKTANNIAEPSTNSAVEA
- the tssH gene encoding type VI secretion system ATPase TssH, whose amino-acid sequence is MDVKGIKQLIDKLNGHSAKALEAAAGFSASRTHFEVLPEHLLIKLMEEGSNGDLERIFHFFNIDQDQIWQVLLDHLNTQPAGSKSKPVFSRRLYEWLEKSWLSSNMNYGGDWISGVSLVDALLEIAPFSPVLALPDLIEKIDIRFLRENHHKICQGSSERFSDKANTLTTTEQKSTTSTETGDALADFCDDLTAKARRGAIDPVLGRNDEIRMMIDVLCRRRKNNPIMVGEPGVGKTAVVEGMAQRIVEEQVPDELKGVRLLTLDMGLLQAGAGVKGEFERRLKQVIDEVKSSSTPIIMFIDEAHTLIGAGGEAGMSDAANLLKPALARGELRTVAATTWSEYKKYFERDAALERRFQLIKVDEPSENAAKLMLSGLKDVYQSHHNIQITDDAIEAAVSLSSRYITGRYLPDKAIDVLDTAAARVRMSVATEPAAIESELEHLAYLERRIKNLSTELEQGLNVNQLLIQQLSEESAQSTEKLAVMLSDRNKQKATLAQINELKAQHESGQDISAQLLAMRSQLKSQNGEGNGLFSEVDADSVAEIIAEWTGIPAGSMVKDEINTLISLEETLNHVVIGQSEGLTKLSQSLRVSKAGVSTAEGPLGVFLLAGPSGIGKTETARALAKEMFGGDKFLTTINMSEYQEAHTVSQLKGSPPGYVGFGEGGVLTEAVRQRPYSVVLLDEVEKAHPDVLNLFYQVFERGFMRDGEGREIDFRNTIILMTSNLGSQLLTDACTPPEKDTTEFNTDEKPEQTEAVTSTNVDDDSKPWQRANLSSMTDLIKPELLTFFAPALLARMQVIPFLPLDQEALSSIVALKLESIAKRLQTNHQMTLRVDGGVINKIALTCQMSDSGARMVNAMIEQQILPGIARSVLEFMAEEDMPDILTLVLDEQEEIEAIFADNHVETEAA